Proteins encoded together in one Prosthecobacter fusiformis window:
- a CDS encoding rhomboid family intramembrane serine protease: MSWLPESKDHLPLTWWKGNPVYLSAVLAIGGVVSMILTSILMAAAPGSLDYLIFQFSSLMKGWVWTPFTYILVNPPSLWLVVGCFMLWRFGEAVERHLGRSSFVRLLVILLLVSPLLVSLAAFLGAQRGCMGMTEWEFGVFIAFATLYPRAQVSLIFFTLEVWILAAVFVGISALSALAMRDWTSLMILFGQVGTAIAYIRYEQGALTLPTIPTFKAKAPAKPQAVSRPRSTTAPASPAAPKVKKNSPVVDDILDKISREGMHSLTPDERRVLDQASEDLQKRGL, translated from the coding sequence ATGTCCTGGCTTCCTGAATCCAAAGACCACCTCCCCCTGACCTGGTGGAAGGGGAACCCGGTGTATCTGTCTGCCGTGCTAGCCATCGGTGGCGTGGTCAGCATGATCCTGACCTCCATCCTCATGGCGGCGGCGCCGGGATCCCTGGATTACCTGATTTTTCAATTCAGCAGCCTGATGAAGGGTTGGGTATGGACGCCGTTCACTTACATCTTGGTGAATCCGCCCAGCCTCTGGCTTGTCGTCGGCTGCTTCATGCTTTGGCGTTTTGGGGAGGCGGTGGAGCGTCACCTGGGCCGCAGCAGCTTTGTGCGGCTGCTAGTCATCCTGCTGCTGGTTTCACCGCTGCTGGTCAGCCTAGCCGCCTTTCTGGGGGCGCAGCGTGGTTGCATGGGCATGACGGAATGGGAATTTGGTGTTTTCATCGCCTTTGCGACCCTTTATCCGCGTGCGCAGGTCTCGCTCATCTTCTTTACCCTGGAAGTCTGGATACTGGCGGCGGTCTTTGTGGGCATCTCAGCACTTTCGGCCCTGGCCATGCGTGACTGGACCTCCCTGATGATCCTCTTTGGTCAGGTGGGTACGGCCATTGCCTACATCCGTTATGAGCAGGGTGCCCTCACCCTGCCCACCATCCCCACCTTTAAGGCCAAGGCCCCGGCCAAACCGCAGGCTGTCTCCCGCCCTCGCAGCACAACTGCCCCTGCCAGCCCTGCCGCACCGAAAGTCAAAAAGAACAGTCCGGTCGTGGATGACATCCTGGATAAAATCAGCCGCGAAGGAATGCACAGCCTGACCCCCGATGAGCGCCGGGTGCTTGATCAGGCCAGCGAGGATCTGCAAAAGCGCGGGCTATAG
- a CDS encoding NADPH-dependent FMN reductase — translation MITLLSGTNRPGSNTRIITGIVEKIYTQAGIPCQVLDLADLPPEIFNPASYTEKPAAFTPFAEAILGSQGVVIVTPEYNGSFPGVLKYFIDMLPFPASFENRPVCFIGLAAGMWGALRSIEQLHAILAYRNAHLYPARVFMPGIGKVLQDGQIQDTELMGRLEKQAAGFAKFIASLQS, via the coding sequence ATGATCACCCTCCTCAGCGGTACCAACCGCCCCGGCAGCAATACCCGGATCATCACTGGCATCGTTGAGAAAATCTATACGCAGGCGGGTATACCCTGTCAGGTCCTGGACCTCGCGGACTTGCCGCCGGAGATTTTCAATCCCGCTTCGTATACAGAAAAACCGGCTGCTTTTACCCCCTTCGCGGAGGCGATCCTGGGCAGCCAGGGGGTGGTGATCGTAACCCCAGAGTATAACGGCAGCTTCCCCGGCGTGCTGAAGTACTTCATCGATATGCTGCCCTTTCCGGCGAGCTTTGAGAACCGGCCCGTCTGCTTCATCGGACTAGCAGCGGGGATGTGGGGCGCACTGCGTTCCATTGAGCAGCTCCACGCCATTCTGGCCTATCGAAATGCCCATCTATACCCCGCACGGGTATTCATGCCCGGTATCGGCAAGGTCCTGCAGGATGGCCAGATCCAGGATACGGAACTGATGGGTAGGCTGGAAAAGCAAGCCGCCGGATTCGCCAAGTTTATAGCTTCACTTCAGTCCTGA
- a CDS encoding helix-turn-helix domain-containing protein yields MESHEVIRQALDKGHVKEIAAKMGVSLSLVYKWGQRDEEEGSGASNPLDRVRQLYELTGDDQLIQWLCHKAEGVLVKNPPTGKLPGREVMPATQEIVQQFADLLSAISHAAADNCISQEESKKIRHEWDELKRFTERFVKWCEAGDFQHLADDLRRNHH; encoded by the coding sequence ATGGAGTCTCACGAAGTCATCCGCCAGGCCTTAGACAAAGGTCATGTGAAAGAAATCGCGGCCAAGATGGGCGTGTCGCTATCGCTTGTTTACAAGTGGGGGCAACGTGATGAGGAAGAAGGAAGCGGGGCCTCCAATCCCCTGGACCGCGTGCGCCAGCTCTATGAGCTGACCGGGGATGACCAGTTGATCCAATGGCTGTGCCACAAGGCGGAAGGTGTGCTGGTGAAGAATCCACCCACAGGCAAACTGCCTGGGCGGGAAGTGATGCCCGCCACCCAAGAGATCGTGCAACAGTTTGCGGATCTGCTTTCCGCCATCAGCCATGCGGCGGCGGATAACTGCATCAGCCAGGAAGAGTCCAAGAAGATCCGCCACGAGTGGGATGAGTTGAAACGTTTCACGGAACGTTTCGTGAAATGGTGTGAAGCCGGGGATTTTCAACACCTGGCCGATGACCTGAGGCGCAACCACCACTGA
- a CDS encoding TA system VapC family ribonuclease toxin, producing the protein MLSFDTNLAVHAANSASPFHAKAADFIKSLVTRKDVAICELVLVELYLKLRNEKIFSRPLSAEKAAAVCQSYRKNRAWLLIESAPVMDDVWQQAAGSQFAFRRIIDLRLALTLRHHGVTEFATANEKDFQNLGFSRIWNPLTA; encoded by the coding sequence ATGCTCAGCTTCGACACCAACCTGGCCGTCCATGCAGCCAACTCAGCTTCTCCTTTCCACGCCAAAGCAGCAGATTTCATTAAGTCGTTAGTGACCCGTAAGGACGTCGCCATTTGTGAACTCGTGCTGGTGGAACTCTACCTCAAGCTTCGCAACGAAAAGATCTTTTCCCGTCCTCTCAGTGCCGAGAAGGCGGCCGCTGTCTGCCAGTCCTACAGGAAGAACAGAGCCTGGCTGCTCATCGAATCTGCACCCGTCATGGACGATGTCTGGCAGCAGGCGGCAGGCAGCCAGTTTGCCTTTAGACGGATTATTGACCTGCGATTGGCTTTAACGTTGCGCCATCACGGTGTCACTGAGTTTGCCACGGCGAATGAAAAGGATTTTCAAAACCTTGGGTTTAGCCGGATTTGGAATCCTCTTACTGCATAA
- a CDS encoding SGNH/GDSL hydrolase family protein translates to MRLLPFALLLALASLSHAQKAPDVSKLDPAMGVNKQAQDNLEWHDITKWGVEGRILPDQERLRWFDRLPASAQGKVTDAVWNLSRDSAGMVVRFKTDAEAISVHYKLSKDRIGQPHMPATGVSGVDLYARDEKDGGKWKWVMVTKPATQEVKAEIIKGLAPGYREYAAYLPLYNGIESLSIGVAKGSKFEGLAPREKPVVFYGTSITHGACASRPGMVHTGILGRRLDMPVVNLGFSGNGRMDAAVGDYLVQVDAAAYVIDCLPNMQPAMVTEKTIPLVKQLRAAKPNTPIILVEDRRYTNDWITPVKKQFHTDNHAALKAAYDTLIKEGVKNLSYIPGDALYGTDTEGATDASHASDLGFMRQADIFEPVIRKALGK, encoded by the coding sequence ATGCGTCTTCTTCCCTTCGCCCTGTTGCTGGCCCTGGCCAGCCTGTCTCACGCCCAAAAAGCCCCGGATGTCTCCAAGCTGGACCCCGCCATGGGCGTCAACAAACAGGCACAGGACAACCTGGAATGGCACGACATCACCAAGTGGGGTGTCGAAGGCCGCATCCTCCCGGACCAGGAGCGCCTCCGCTGGTTCGACCGCCTGCCTGCCAGTGCCCAGGGAAAAGTGACCGATGCCGTCTGGAACCTCAGCCGCGACAGCGCCGGCATGGTCGTCCGCTTCAAGACCGATGCCGAGGCCATCAGCGTCCATTATAAACTCAGCAAAGACCGCATCGGCCAGCCCCACATGCCCGCCACTGGCGTCAGCGGCGTGGACCTTTACGCCCGCGATGAAAAAGACGGCGGCAAATGGAAATGGGTCATGGTCACCAAACCCGCCACCCAGGAGGTCAAGGCCGAGATCATCAAAGGCCTCGCCCCCGGCTACCGCGAATACGCCGCCTACCTGCCCCTGTATAACGGCATCGAATCCCTTAGCATCGGCGTCGCCAAGGGCAGCAAGTTCGAAGGCCTGGCCCCCCGTGAAAAGCCCGTCGTCTTTTACGGCACCAGCATCACCCACGGAGCCTGCGCCAGCCGCCCCGGCATGGTCCATACCGGCATCCTCGGCCGCCGCCTGGACATGCCCGTCGTTAACCTCGGGTTCTCCGGCAATGGCCGCATGGATGCCGCCGTGGGTGACTACCTCGTCCAGGTGGATGCCGCCGCGTATGTCATCGACTGCCTGCCTAACATGCAGCCCGCCATGGTTACCGAAAAAACCATTCCCCTGGTGAAACAGCTCCGCGCCGCCAAGCCCAATACCCCCATCATCCTCGTTGAAGACCGCCGCTACACCAACGACTGGATCACCCCCGTCAAAAAGCAGTTCCATACCGACAACCACGCCGCCCTCAAAGCCGCCTACGACACTCTGATCAAAGAAGGCGTCAAAAACCTCTCCTACATCCCCGGCGACGCCCTCTACGGCACCGACACCGAAGGCGCCACCGACGCCTCCCACGCCAGCGACCTCGGCTTCATGCGCCAAGCCGACATCTTCGAGCCTGTGATTCGGAAGGCGTTGGGCAAGTGA
- a CDS encoding polyprenyl synthetase family protein, whose protein sequence is MSALKSYLTDRCAFVDGVLDRLIPSAETAPPTIHKAMRHSVFAGGKRLRPILCLAAAEASGGSKESASFAAAAVECLHTYSLIHDDLPSMDNDDFRRGVPTCHKVYGDGVAILAGDALQALAFELVVKTPVTVRYGAGALVTELARTAGSLHLVGGQVADLEGEGQKLPLEALRFIHENKTAALLTTSLKLGGMSADCQPEELQGLQDFGMATGLAFQIIDDILDVTQTSEKLGKSAGKDLASEKSTYPALIGLDASRDEAHRLTQVAHDALSVFGNRGGRLRELADYLLARDY, encoded by the coding sequence ATGTCCGCTCTGAAATCTTATCTGACTGACCGTTGCGCGTTTGTGGACGGTGTCCTTGACCGCCTGATCCCATCCGCCGAAACGGCACCGCCAACGATCCACAAGGCCATGCGCCACAGTGTCTTCGCCGGCGGCAAACGGCTGCGGCCGATCCTGTGCCTGGCAGCCGCAGAGGCATCCGGTGGCAGTAAGGAAAGCGCGTCCTTCGCGGCGGCGGCAGTGGAGTGCCTGCATACGTATTCGCTGATCCATGATGACCTGCCGAGCATGGACAATGACGACTTCCGCCGGGGCGTGCCGACCTGTCACAAAGTCTATGGTGATGGTGTGGCGATCCTGGCCGGGGATGCTCTGCAGGCGCTGGCCTTTGAACTGGTGGTGAAAACACCTGTGACAGTCCGCTACGGTGCCGGAGCACTGGTGACCGAGCTGGCACGAACTGCTGGTAGCCTGCACCTCGTGGGTGGCCAAGTGGCTGATTTGGAGGGCGAGGGCCAGAAGCTGCCCCTGGAGGCACTGCGTTTCATTCACGAAAACAAGACCGCAGCCCTGCTGACAACCAGCCTGAAGCTGGGCGGCATGAGCGCGGACTGCCAGCCGGAAGAGCTCCAGGGACTGCAAGACTTCGGCATGGCGACGGGTCTGGCCTTCCAGATCATCGATGACATCCTGGATGTGACCCAGACGAGCGAAAAGCTGGGTAAAAGTGCTGGCAAGGACCTGGCCTCGGAGAAATCCACGTATCCGGCTCTGATCGGCCTGGACGCTTCCCGCGATGAGGCTCATCGCCTCACGCAGGTGGCTCACGATGCCCTTTCCGTATTCGGCAACCGGGGTGGCCGCCTGCGGGAGCTGGCCGACTATTTGCTGGCGCGGGATTATTGA
- a CDS encoding reverse transcriptase family protein, translating into MILSKTRADEDIKISKLYFVGTKKRLATVLKSNPSVLRRLAKTGDANYQHIFVTSRGKKRAVQNPNPELKEIQVRINQLLQRINYPEYMMAGLKGLSYEKNASAHLGLESTRVCTVDIEKFYPNCQRGAVIRSLEKWFNQKHDVAVQLADLVCLNGHLPTGGPASLLFSFWSNRDVFDEIKLAADAHGLKMTVYVDDMTFSGENAGLKFLHDCVLPVLKRAGLRGHKIKSYHKSCPQEITGIILNKGKLCLPYRRFKDIDKNILALNAARKPVARLKLINSLVSRLYSVSAFFPKCKTKAKAMGKKQKALLSKFPYLKLRHRFGKQAASLKTGR; encoded by the coding sequence ATGATTCTATCAAAGACTAGAGCTGATGAGGATATAAAGATTTCAAAGCTATACTTCGTTGGAACCAAAAAACGCTTAGCCACAGTGCTAAAAAGCAATCCAAGCGTTTTGCGAAGATTAGCAAAGACTGGTGATGCAAATTATCAGCATATTTTTGTTACTAGCCGGGGCAAGAAAAGAGCCGTTCAGAACCCAAATCCTGAACTCAAGGAAATTCAGGTTCGAATAAACCAATTACTTCAGCGCATTAACTACCCTGAATATATGATGGCAGGGCTAAAAGGATTGAGCTACGAAAAAAATGCCAGCGCTCATCTCGGCCTTGAGTCCACACGTGTATGCACTGTAGATATCGAAAAATTCTATCCGAATTGTCAGCGAGGTGCAGTGATTCGCAGTCTTGAGAAGTGGTTTAATCAAAAACATGACGTAGCAGTTCAATTGGCTGACCTCGTGTGTCTAAATGGACATTTACCGACTGGAGGACCTGCAAGCCTGCTGTTTTCTTTTTGGTCAAATAGAGATGTCTTTGACGAAATTAAACTTGCCGCAGATGCCCATGGTTTGAAGATGACCGTCTATGTGGACGATATGACCTTCTCAGGTGAGAATGCAGGTTTAAAATTCCTCCACGATTGTGTTTTACCTGTCCTAAAAAGGGCTGGTCTTCGCGGACACAAAATTAAGTCTTATCATAAATCTTGTCCTCAAGAGATTACGGGGATTATTTTGAATAAAGGGAAGCTTTGTCTGCCGTATCGGCGATTTAAAGATATTGATAAAAATATCCTGGCACTCAACGCGGCGCGTAAGCCTGTAGCTCGGCTTAAACTGATAAACAGTTTAGTATCTAGACTTTATTCGGTGTCAGCATTTTTTCCCAAATGCAAAACGAAAGCCAAAGCGATGGGTAAAAAACAAAAAGCGTTGTTATCAAAGTTCCCTTATCTCAAGTTACGCCACAGATTTGGTAAACAAGCAGCGTCACTGAAGACTGGCAGGTAA
- a CDS encoding helix-turn-helix domain-containing protein — translation MTIGNTLRLLREYHGMKQIEVASRLKLPRSLVSEIEGGKKVPGLEILKKYADGFDLPVSNLLLLAEMEGCVDPSFFKNPPKYIASKIFKILEWLNDRALPDYDSIKD, via the coding sequence ATGACAATTGGGAATACACTTCGTCTTTTAAGAGAATATCATGGGATGAAGCAAATTGAGGTGGCCTCTCGTCTCAAATTACCGCGTTCACTTGTGAGTGAAATTGAAGGGGGCAAGAAAGTCCCTGGGCTTGAAATACTTAAAAAGTACGCAGACGGATTCGATCTTCCTGTCTCAAATCTCCTTCTTCTTGCAGAAATGGAGGGATGTGTCGACCCTTCTTTTTTCAAAAATCCCCCCAAATATATAGCCTCTAAAATATTCAAAATACTTGAATGGTTGAATGATAGGGCACTCCCAGATTATGATTCTATCAAAGACTAG
- a CDS encoding antitoxin, whose amino-acid sequence MVKTQVQIPDALFREAKRIAAENEMSFAEVVRRGLEEIILHHPPGRERAAEWQIPAAFDLGETLAPEEDWTALCHE is encoded by the coding sequence ATGGTAAAAACGCAGGTTCAAATCCCAGATGCTCTCTTCCGGGAGGCCAAACGTATTGCCGCTGAAAACGAAATGAGCTTTGCGGAAGTGGTACGCCGGGGCTTGGAGGAGATTATCCTTCACCATCCGCCTGGCAGGGAACGTGCTGCGGAGTGGCAGATTCCGGCCGCGTTTGATTTGGGGGAAACGCTGGCTCCCGAAGAAGACTGGACCGCTCTTTGTCACGAATAA